The Argonema galeatum A003/A1 genome includes a region encoding these proteins:
- a CDS encoding Sll0314/Alr1548 family TPR repeat-containing protein, whose translation MDLFPSTKLIVSASTSAYRKHPAGRARWHLVGAGAIAFCLWANPILAGDPFRTSNPKPIGDATEAAFNALFKNGNYKEAAERYLPEAQSKEPSEPLVYAMRASLAYTDWQGDRENKALLASLKSDAVKTRETAAQLEATDPLRGNLYKAVSYGLEAAAILGENGTLKGAPQALSKLQQVYGELDAAEKIAPNDPELNLLKGWMDLLIAVNLPFSDSQQAIERLEKAAPAYLAYRGMAVGYRDLKKYDRALQYVDIALKNTPDNPELHYLKAQILVGMDKNQEAKEHFQNAVTKSAQLPKDLVAQLVREQCRNQSKIDRKERNCSAMRERVRQLNGKWGPIVSQLPNLN comes from the coding sequence ATGGATTTGTTTCCCAGTACCAAATTGATTGTTTCTGCCTCCACCTCAGCGTATCGCAAGCACCCCGCAGGGCGTGCCAGATGGCATCTCGTCGGTGCTGGCGCGATCGCTTTTTGCCTGTGGGCAAACCCAATTTTAGCTGGCGATCCCTTTCGCACCAGCAACCCCAAACCAATTGGAGATGCCACAGAAGCTGCTTTCAACGCCTTGTTTAAAAATGGAAATTATAAGGAGGCAGCAGAACGTTACCTACCAGAAGCTCAATCCAAAGAGCCTTCTGAGCCTCTGGTCTATGCTATGAGGGCATCGTTAGCTTACACTGACTGGCAGGGGGATCGGGAGAATAAGGCTTTGTTGGCATCCTTAAAATCCGACGCCGTTAAAACTCGCGAAACTGCGGCACAGCTGGAAGCAACCGACCCTTTGCGCGGCAATCTCTACAAGGCTGTCAGTTATGGTTTAGAGGCTGCTGCTATTCTGGGAGAGAATGGCACACTCAAAGGTGCGCCGCAAGCTTTGAGCAAGTTGCAACAGGTGTATGGGGAACTGGACGCTGCTGAGAAAATCGCACCGAACGATCCAGAACTCAACTTACTCAAAGGCTGGATGGATTTGCTTATTGCAGTAAATTTGCCTTTTTCCGACTCACAGCAGGCGATCGAACGTTTAGAAAAAGCAGCTCCTGCCTATCTAGCTTACCGGGGAATGGCCGTCGGATACCGCGATCTCAAAAAGTATGACCGGGCGCTGCAATATGTCGATATTGCTCTCAAAAATACTCCTGACAATCCAGAGTTACACTATTTAAAAGCCCAAATCCTGGTTGGGATGGATAAAAATCAGGAAGCTAAAGAGCATTTCCAAAATGCTGTGACAAAATCTGCTCAACTCCCGAAAGACTTGGTTGCACAACTTGTTCGCGAACAATGCCGAAATCAAAGTAAGATCGATCGAAAAGAGCGCAATTGCAGCGCTATGCGAGAACGGGTCAGACAGCTTAATGGTAAGTGGGGACCGATCGTTAGTCAATTGCCAAATTTAAATTAG
- a CDS encoding ABC transporter ATP-binding protein, with translation MLYLRNLSYHPPATPTAILKSINLELAPQEMGLVIGPSGSGKSTLLEILAGLSESTSGKVFWREQELIAEQLQQLGGLVFQFPERHFCGSTILEELRLGHPELGSQRVKDALTEVGLDRLSLNTPPHSLSGGQQRRLALAVQLIRQPHLLLLDEPTAGLDWSMRRQLVNLLAKLKNHWSLFVVTHDAGDLLSIADKCWIIDRGELQSVDPATLKAKAEQPQSVA, from the coding sequence ATGCTTTATCTACGAAATTTAAGTTATCACCCCCCAGCCACTCCAACGGCTATTTTGAAATCCATTAACCTGGAATTAGCACCGCAGGAAATGGGACTTGTTATCGGCCCCAGCGGTTCTGGCAAAAGTACCTTATTAGAAATATTAGCTGGGTTGAGTGAAAGTACGTCTGGCAAGGTATTCTGGCGAGAACAAGAACTCATCGCCGAACAACTGCAACAGCTAGGTGGATTGGTATTTCAGTTTCCCGAACGGCATTTCTGCGGCAGCACTATTTTGGAAGAACTGCGCTTAGGACATCCAGAATTAGGTTCCCAGCGGGTCAAAGACGCTTTAACGGAAGTCGGACTCGATCGTTTATCGCTGAATACTCCCCCCCACTCATTAAGCGGCGGTCAACAGCGACGCCTTGCCCTAGCAGTCCAGTTAATTCGTCAACCCCATTTGCTACTGTTAGATGAACCTACCGCCGGACTAGATTGGTCGATGCGGCGTCAGTTGGTAAATCTATTAGCTAAACTTAAAAATCACTGGAGTTTGTTTGTAGTGACTCACGATGCTGGCGATTTGCTAAGTATAGCAGATAAATGCTGGATAATCGATCGCGGCGAACTACAATCCGTTGACCCAGCTACACTCAAAGCAAAAGCAGAACAACCGCAGTCAGTTGCCTGA
- a CDS encoding choice-of-anchor D domain-containing protein gives MVAFNRTFGNNIIDGSSQAESIFAMEGDDTIFAMEGDDIVNGNENSDILNGNQGRDLVRGGQDDDLVRGGKDDDIVYGDLGNDTVYGDLGNDTGYGGVGDDLLVGDRNLGTDFNQDGNDVLYGEEGNDEIFGLGGDDLLFGNQDADIINGNEGNDTVCGGQNDDLVRGGQNNDLLFGDKGNDTVYGDLGDDTAEGGLGDDLLVGDEGINTDFNLDGNDVLYGGKGNDTVYGLGGDDFLFGNEDSDIINGNEGNDTICGGQNDDLVRGGQNNDLLFGDKGNDTVYGDLGDDTAIGGQGDDLLFGDIDINSSLNGNDVLFGGQGNDTICGLGGNDIINGNENSDLVYGNKGQDIVRGGQGKDTIWGGQDNDLLYGDQGNDVLWGDLGADSLSGGSGDDVFVIGRRDDVPGFRTTGGLNISNADYIADFGDGLDLIGLSGGLTFDDLNIFQGSGENAGNTLIQDKGTGEFLVNLKGVNSSTLTKANFTYSTIRIDSYLQFSQPTYRVREDGRPETLVTVTRTGSLEEAVSAIAFLTDATTKAASDYNATPIQVNFAPGETAKTLIIPIVSDSILEGDETFNIALGFPNNGATIASPKVADITIVDSNSTSLSNAGTLQLSNPLYGVSEDGTPFSLITVIRSGGSSGAVSVRVLVNGGNAIGSAPPLVSPADFSNNPILVSWTDGDTAPKVITIPILDDTIIEGNESVSLNLSDPTGGAIIGSQNSAILTIVDNDFSQSPSTGQPGNLSFTAASYSDNEGNGSTPNKIVATIQRTGGSDGVVSAQVQLDNPPGSATDGSDYINISPITITFNNAETSKTVSIPIVGDTTVEPDETINLRLATPIGGATLGSQQTATYTIINDDSPITINGPEIDVVDGGITIPDNTGSVNFGTATVGTPLTKTFIVKNLGTANLTLGAISSLPTGFTLVNPFAITTLTPGSTTSFNVKLDAANTGSYNATISFANNDADENPYNFNISGIVNPPATNAEIQVLDSSTDIIDNTTTPINFGTTTVGIPITKTFTVKNLGNTALNLIGWTLPTGFSVVGTLPGSIGAGSSATFDVRLEAITGNPYQGNISIGNNDSDENSFDFAIAGTVTPIPPTSPEIQVLDGNSDIADGTTTPINFGTTPLGVPITKTFIVKNLGGAALDLSNWSVPNGFSFIGTLPGIVGSGGSTTFQVKFDAATAGTTPGIITVGNNDSDENPFDFAIAATVSGTPTSNAEIQVLDEQNNDIPDGNATAFNFGTTAINAPITKTFTVKNLGTDVLNLTGWALPAGFSFIGNLPGSVTTGGSATFNIKFDAATAGTSQGTLALSNNDSNENPFDFAITGTVNGTAASNAEIQVLDEQSNDIPDGNTTAFNFGTTGVGIPVTKTFTVKNLGTDVLNLNGWTLPAGFSLVETIPGNLTAGGSATFKIKMDATAAGTPQGTLAIGNNDSNENPFDFAIAGTVNGTAASSAEIEVLDPDSNNIADNTATAINFGSTTAGKPIIKTFTVKNSGNDVLKLSGWKLPQDFSLVGTLPGSIDVGGSATFDVKLDATTVGNPQGSFEIGNNDSDENPFNFPIVATVNPSPEIQVLDGTFDVADNSATPLDFGSTPQNTILTKTFTIRNLGIGDLTLNPTINLPAKFTLLSGFGSTNIASGQSTTFQVRVDTTTVGTPAGELSFSNNDSDEEPFNFLIKATVVPPSVSITNTLDPIARETGRDNGEFAITLNTAAPAGGVTVNFSVGGTATFNNAPLTDDYEASNNSTGGATLTFNPMSGSVTIPANQTQARIRVRPWDDFVTIENNETIILTLTGATAGYTLGTDTTAQIAIRDNDWDGTNSTITGADNGTDNIQQNDAGSDTISPGGGFDNIAWTNVPTNNALDVINGYTQGEDKLQFNKANFGNIVSGSAFSAADSTSVTNLGAGGDSISNKKLIYFATNASVDTLAEVDTVLASQNGTSAGAVFFVYTNGSSQRILGYDANASAIGGAVNIMRTSNNVDPLFGDFRFV, from the coding sequence TTGGTCGCTTTTAACAGAACTTTTGGCAATAACATTATAGATGGCTCATCCCAGGCTGAGAGCATTTTTGCGATGGAAGGGGATGACACCATTTTTGCGATGGAAGGGGACGACATTGTTAACGGCAACGAGAACTCAGACATCCTCAACGGTAACCAAGGCAGAGACCTAGTTCGTGGAGGGCAAGACGACGATCTTGTGCGGGGAGGAAAAGATGACGATATCGTCTATGGCGATTTAGGCAACGACACCGTTTATGGCGATTTAGGCAACGACACCGGCTATGGCGGCGTGGGAGATGACCTATTAGTTGGCGATCGAAATCTAGGCACAGACTTTAACCAAGATGGCAACGACGTTTTATATGGCGAAGAAGGCAACGACGAAATCTTTGGTCTAGGTGGCGACGACCTCCTATTTGGCAACCAAGACGCAGATATTATTAACGGCAACGAAGGCAACGACACAGTTTGTGGCGGTCAAAACGACGACCTTGTGCGCGGCGGTCAGAACAACGACTTGTTATTTGGCGACAAAGGTAACGACACCGTTTATGGCGATTTAGGTGATGACACAGCCGAGGGTGGCTTGGGAGATGACCTATTAGTTGGTGATGAAGGAATAAATACAGACTTTAACCTAGATGGCAACGACGTTTTATATGGCGGAAAAGGCAACGATACCGTCTACGGTCTAGGTGGCGACGACTTCTTATTTGGCAACGAAGACTCAGATATTATCAACGGCAACGAAGGCAACGACACTATTTGTGGCGGTCAAAACGACGACCTTGTGCGCGGCGGTCAGAACAACGACTTGTTATTTGGCGACAAAGGTAACGACACCGTTTATGGCGATTTAGGTGATGACACCGCCATAGGTGGCCAAGGTGATGACCTATTATTCGGCGATATAGACATAAACTCTAGCCTTAATGGCAACGACGTCCTCTTTGGCGGACAGGGTAACGATACTATCTGCGGTTTAGGCGGCAATGACATCATCAACGGCAACGAAAACTCAGATTTAGTCTACGGCAATAAAGGTCAAGACATAGTTCGCGGCGGACAAGGTAAAGATACCATTTGGGGAGGTCAAGACAACGACCTACTCTATGGCGACCAAGGCAACGACGTTTTGTGGGGAGATTTAGGCGCAGATAGCCTCAGCGGCGGTAGCGGCGACGATGTATTTGTTATTGGCAGACGCGATGATGTCCCAGGTTTTCGCACTACAGGTGGCCTCAACATTAGTAATGCCGACTACATCGCAGACTTTGGCGATGGTTTAGATTTAATTGGCTTAAGTGGTGGACTAACTTTTGACGACCTAAACATCTTTCAAGGAAGCGGTGAAAATGCAGGCAATACCCTAATTCAGGACAAAGGCACCGGAGAGTTTTTGGTGAATTTGAAAGGGGTAAATAGCAGCACCCTTACTAAGGCTAACTTTACCTATTCTACGATAAGAATAGACAGCTACTTACAATTTAGTCAGCCGACATACCGGGTGAGAGAAGACGGCAGACCAGAAACATTAGTAACGGTAACTCGCACAGGCAGTCTTGAAGAAGCAGTAAGTGCGATCGCGTTTTTAACCGACGCCACTACCAAAGCAGCTTCTGACTACAACGCCACCCCTATCCAGGTGAATTTTGCCCCTGGAGAAACAGCAAAAACCTTAATTATCCCCATTGTCAGCGATTCTATTCTAGAAGGCGACGAGACATTTAACATAGCCTTGGGTTTTCCCAACAACGGTGCCACTATTGCATCGCCCAAAGTAGCTGATATCACAATTGTAGATAGTAACAGTACATCGCTATCTAACGCAGGCACCCTTCAGTTGAGTAACCCTCTCTATGGTGTTAGTGAAGATGGCACACCCTTCTCATTAATCACAGTAATACGCAGTGGCGGTAGTAGCGGTGCGGTAAGTGTAAGAGTGCTAGTCAACGGTGGTAATGCGATCGGCAGCGCCCCACCTTTAGTATCACCCGCAGACTTCAGCAATAACCCCATCCTAGTTAGCTGGACAGATGGAGATACTGCCCCCAAAGTTATCACCATTCCCATCCTTGATGACACAATTATTGAAGGTAACGAAAGCGTTAGCTTAAACTTAAGCGACCCCACCGGAGGCGCAATAATTGGTTCGCAAAATAGCGCCATTCTCACCATAGTAGATAACGACTTTTCCCAATCACCCAGCACTGGTCAACCGGGAAATCTATCATTTACCGCCGCCAGTTACAGCGACAACGAAGGTAACGGCAGCACACCCAACAAAATCGTTGCCACCATCCAACGTACAGGCGGAAGCGATGGCGTAGTCAGCGCCCAAGTACAGTTAGATAATCCACCTGGAAGTGCTACCGACGGCAGCGATTACATCAACATTTCCCCGATTACAATTACCTTTAACAATGCTGAAACTTCCAAAACTGTCAGCATCCCCATTGTTGGAGATACCACTGTTGAACCGGATGAAACGATTAACCTGAGATTAGCTACTCCCATAGGTGGCGCAACTCTTGGCAGTCAGCAAACAGCCACTTACACGATTATAAATGATGATAGCCCCATCACCATAAACGGCCCAGAAATTGATGTCGTGGATGGGGGAATAACAATACCCGATAATACGGGAAGCGTTAATTTCGGTACGGCTACTGTTGGCACGCCTCTGACAAAAACCTTCATCGTCAAGAATTTAGGTACTGCTAACCTGACCCTCGGTGCAATTAGCAGTTTACCAACAGGTTTCACTCTGGTTAATCCATTCGCAATCACAACTCTAACTCCGGGTAGCACAACAAGCTTCAATGTGAAACTTGATGCTGCTAACACTGGTAGTTATAACGCTACCATTTCCTTTGCCAATAACGATGCGGATGAAAATCCTTACAATTTCAACATCAGCGGAATTGTCAACCCACCCGCAACCAATGCGGAAATTCAAGTCCTTGATAGCAGTACTGACATCATTGATAACACCACAACGCCGATTAACTTTGGCACGACTACTGTTGGTATACCCATTACCAAAACCTTCACTGTCAAAAACTTGGGTAATACGGCGCTTAATTTGATCGGTTGGACATTGCCAACCGGATTCAGCGTTGTGGGAACTCTGCCTGGAAGTATAGGCGCAGGAAGTTCAGCTACTTTTGATGTCAGATTGGAAGCTATTACTGGTAATCCTTACCAAGGAAATATATCAATTGGCAACAACGACAGCGATGAAAATTCCTTTGACTTTGCCATTGCTGGAACGGTAACTCCCATACCGCCAACAAGTCCAGAAATTCAAGTTTTGGATGGAAATAGCGACATCGCTGATGGAACTACAACCCCCATAAACTTCGGTACGACTCCTCTGGGTGTACCCATTACCAAAACTTTCATAGTCAAAAATTTAGGTGGTGCTGCACTTGATTTGAGTAACTGGAGTGTACCAAATGGATTTAGTTTTATCGGCACCCTACCTGGAATTGTAGGCAGTGGCGGTTCAACTACTTTCCAAGTCAAATTTGATGCGGCTACTGCGGGAACTACCCCAGGAATTATAACGGTTGGCAACAACGATAGCGATGAAAACCCCTTTGACTTTGCCATTGCCGCAACGGTAAGCGGTACGCCAACATCAAATGCAGAAATTCAAGTTCTGGACGAGCAAAATAACGATATTCCCGATGGCAATGCAACGGCGTTTAATTTTGGTACTACCGCAATTAACGCACCAATTACTAAAACTTTCACGGTCAAAAATTTAGGCACAGATGTGCTTAACTTAACCGGATGGGCTTTGCCAGCAGGTTTCAGTTTTATTGGCAATCTCCCTGGCAGTGTAACGACGGGAGGATCTGCTACTTTCAATATCAAATTCGATGCAGCTACTGCTGGGACTTCCCAAGGAACTTTAGCCCTTAGCAACAACGACAGCAATGAAAATCCCTTCGATTTTGCGATTACGGGAACGGTAAACGGGACAGCGGCATCAAATGCAGAAATACAAGTTTTAGACGAGCAAAGTAACGATATCCCCGATGGCAATACTACAGCGTTTAACTTCGGCACGACTGGTGTAGGAATACCCGTTACTAAAACCTTCACGGTCAAAAATTTAGGTACAGATGTGCTGAACTTAAATGGCTGGACTTTGCCAGCAGGTTTCAGTTTGGTGGAAACTATACCGGGAAATTTAACAGCAGGGGGTTCAGCTACTTTCAAAATCAAAATGGATGCTACTGCTGCTGGTACTCCTCAAGGAACTTTGGCGATCGGCAACAACGACAGCAATGAAAATCCTTTTGACTTTGCGATCGCTGGCACGGTAAACGGTACAGCGGCATCAAGTGCGGAAATAGAAGTTCTCGATCCGGATAGTAACAACATTGCCGATAACACCGCCACAGCGATTAATTTTGGCAGTACTACTGCTGGAAAACCCATTATCAAAACATTCACAGTCAAGAATTCGGGCAACGATGTCCTAAAATTGAGTGGTTGGAAGTTACCTCAAGATTTCAGTTTGGTGGGAACTCTCCCAGGAAGTATAGATGTTGGTGGCTCAGCAACTTTCGATGTCAAACTCGACGCTACTACTGTTGGAAATCCTCAAGGCTCTTTTGAAATCGGCAACAATGATAGCGATGAAAATCCCTTTAATTTTCCGATTGTAGCAACGGTGAATCCCAGCCCGGAAATACAGGTACTTGATGGTACTTTTGATGTTGCTGACAACAGCGCAACCCCGCTTGACTTTGGCAGTACTCCTCAGAATACAATTCTTACGAAAACCTTCACGATTAGGAATTTGGGTATTGGTGATTTAACTCTAAATCCGACTATCAACTTGCCAGCTAAATTTACTTTACTTAGCGGTTTTGGCAGCACGAATATAGCTTCTGGCCAATCAACAACTTTCCAGGTAAGAGTCGATACTACCACTGTTGGTACTCCGGCAGGAGAGCTATCTTTTAGTAACAATGATAGCGATGAAGAACCATTTAATTTTCTGATCAAAGCAACAGTAGTACCTCCGTCAGTTAGTATTACAAATACACTTGACCCTATCGCGCGCGAAACTGGTAGAGACAACGGTGAATTTGCTATCACCCTTAACACTGCTGCACCAGCGGGGGGTGTAACAGTGAATTTTTCTGTAGGAGGAACGGCTACATTTAATAATGCTCCTCTTACTGATGATTACGAAGCGTCTAATAATAGTACAGGTGGCGCGACTCTTACCTTCAATCCAATGAGTGGTTCCGTCACTATCCCAGCCAATCAAACTCAGGCGAGGATCAGGGTAAGACCTTGGGATGATTTTGTAACTATTGAGAACAATGAAACGATAATATTGACTCTTACAGGGGCAACTGCTGGTTATACGCTGGGAACAGATACGACTGCTCAAATAGCGATCCGGGATAATGACTGGGACGGAACTAACAGCACTATCACCGGAGCTGATAATGGGACTGACAATATCCAGCAAAATGATGCCGGTTCTGATACCATCAGTCCTGGTGGTGGCTTTGATAATATCGCTTGGACTAACGTTCCCACAAATAATGCTTTGGATGTAATTAATGGTTACACTCAAGGTGAGGATAAGCTTCAGTTTAATAAAGCAAACTTTGGAAATATCGTATCTGGTTCTGCTTTCTCTGCTGCGGACTCTACAAGCGTTACGAATCTGGGAGCTGGTGGGGATAGCATCAGTAATAAGAAGCTGATTTACTTTGCGACAAATGCTAGTGTGGATACGCTTGCTGAGGTAGATACAGTATTGGCTTCTCAGAACGGTACTTCCGCAGGTGCAGTTTTCTTTGTATACACGAATGGTTCCAGCCAGCGTATTTTGGGTTACGACGCGAATGCGTCTGCGATCGGTGGTGCTGTGAATATTATGCGTACTTCCAACAACGTTGACCCGCTGTTCGGCGACTTCAGGTTTGTCTAA
- the rsmG gene encoding 16S rRNA (guanine(527)-N(7))-methyltransferase RsmG, giving the protein MNSDLTENSTLNTQNDSLLPEMVSVWQETLSWQPNVEQQELFQRLYELILLGNQQLNLTRITGPIEFWEKHLWDSLRGIRDCEKGKFKMSDLKLAIEENKVKSDITNLQVIDIGTGAGFPGLPIAIAQPNWNLTLLDSTRKKIAFLETVITELGIKNATTLTGRSEEVGKQRQHRTSYDIALIRAVGSASVCAEYALPLLKVGGLAILYRGNWTAEENSSLQATVERLGGTIESTEQFTTPLSKSVRHCLYLRKIESPNKIKNVKLKIK; this is encoded by the coding sequence ATGAATTCTGACTTAACCGAAAACTCAACACTCAACACTCAAAATGATTCTCTGCTGCCAGAGATGGTTTCGGTGTGGCAAGAAACGCTTTCTTGGCAACCGAATGTCGAACAGCAAGAGTTATTTCAGCGTCTTTACGAATTGATTTTGCTGGGAAATCAGCAGCTGAATTTGACTCGCATCACCGGGCCGATCGAATTTTGGGAAAAACATCTTTGGGATTCTCTGCGAGGGATTAGGGACTGCGAAAAAGGCAAATTTAAGATGTCAGATTTAAAATTGGCAATTGAAGAAAACAAGGTTAAATCTGACATCACCAACCTCCAAGTTATCGATATTGGCACGGGTGCAGGATTTCCGGGGTTGCCAATTGCGATCGCCCAACCGAATTGGAATCTCACCCTTCTAGATTCCACCCGCAAAAAAATCGCCTTTCTGGAAACTGTCATCACCGAATTGGGAATTAAAAACGCTACTACTTTGACTGGTAGATCTGAAGAAGTAGGAAAACAACGGCAACACCGAACATCCTACGACATAGCTTTAATTCGAGCCGTTGGTTCCGCATCAGTCTGTGCGGAATATGCACTGCCATTGCTAAAAGTCGGTGGTTTAGCAATCCTTTATCGCGGGAACTGGACAGCCGAAGAAAACTCTTCCCTCCAAGCAACAGTTGAACGGTTGGGTGGTACAATTGAATCAACAGAGCAGTTTACAACTCCCTTGAGCAAAAGCGTGCGTCACTGCTTGTACTTACGGAAAATTGAGTCCCCAAACAAAATAAAAAATGTAAAATTAAAAATAAAATAG
- a CDS encoding tetratricopeptide repeat protein encodes MASTTVKATTLLFAFLLSSSIVYPVLAETAYQRWLRMAETARKRGDYDTALTNYQRAADASPNGPNDSDINTAIGRVLAQRLQSLQRIAPNYARYVRVADEAYSNGEYDTAIANYRRALNERRGDRYATVRIQQAECIKKNRPATGAQFRTFGCPSF; translated from the coding sequence ATGGCAAGCACAACCGTTAAGGCTACAACTTTATTGTTCGCTTTCTTACTAAGTAGCAGCATCGTTTACCCAGTCCTAGCAGAGACAGCTTATCAACGCTGGTTGCGAATGGCTGAAACTGCCAGAAAAAGAGGCGATTACGATACAGCTTTGACTAATTATCAACGAGCGGCAGATGCCAGTCCCAATGGCCCAAACGATAGCGATATCAATACAGCTATCGGTCGCGTTTTGGCACAAAGACTGCAAAGCTTGCAACGCATTGCCCCTAATTATGCCAGATACGTCAGAGTAGCAGATGAGGCTTACTCTAACGGCGAATATGACACTGCTATTGCTAATTACAGAAGGGCGTTAAACGAACGGCGTGGCGATCGCTATGCTACTGTGAGAATTCAGCAAGCCGAATGTATCAAAAAGAATCGACCTGCTACGGGTGCCCAGTTTAGAACATTTGGCTGTCCCAGCTTTTAA
- the rpiA gene encoding ribose-5-phosphate isomerase RpiA, which yields MSAEIDATTLMKQQVGKAAADRVQSGSIVGLGTGSTTAYAIQFLGDRLKSGELKDIIGVPTSFQAEVLAKQYGIPLTTLDAIDRIDIAIDGADEVDPQLNLIKGGGAAHTREKIVDSLADLFIVVVDSSKLVDKLGSTFKLPVEVIPMAYAPVMRAIEKLGGKPELRMGVKKAGPVITDQGNMVIDVKFDTIDNPAELEKTLNNIPGVLENGLFVGVTNLVLVGEVKDGQPSVREIS from the coding sequence ATGAGTGCAGAAATAGACGCCACTACGTTGATGAAACAGCAAGTTGGCAAAGCCGCCGCAGACCGCGTACAGTCAGGTTCTATAGTGGGACTGGGGACGGGATCTACTACAGCTTACGCGATCCAGTTTTTGGGCGATCGCCTTAAATCTGGGGAATTAAAAGATATCATAGGCGTCCCCACATCGTTTCAGGCGGAAGTGCTGGCTAAACAGTACGGGATTCCACTGACGACACTGGATGCGATCGATCGGATTGATATTGCGATCGATGGCGCTGATGAAGTTGACCCCCAACTCAATTTAATCAAAGGTGGCGGTGCCGCCCACACCCGCGAAAAAATCGTGGATAGTCTAGCCGACCTGTTTATTGTAGTTGTGGACAGTTCCAAACTGGTAGACAAACTGGGATCTACCTTCAAGCTACCAGTGGAAGTGATACCGATGGCATACGCACCCGTAATGCGTGCCATTGAAAAACTGGGCGGTAAGCCAGAATTGCGTATGGGCGTCAAAAAAGCTGGTCCGGTGATTACCGACCAAGGCAACATGGTAATTGATGTCAAATTTGACACTATTGACAACCCAGCCGAACTGGAAAAAACGCTCAATAACATTCCCGGTGTTTTGGAAAATGGCTTATTCGTAGGCGTCACGAATTTGGTGCTGGTAGGCGAAGTCAAAGATGGGCAGCCCAGCGTGCGCGAGATTTCCTAA
- a CDS encoding superoxide dismutase — MTLTRRHFIFLLGASVSAVSMGACIASGDNITATSDKSTPGSTTNVAQNTGGFELPPLPYAYNALEPHIDARTMEFHHDKHHAAYVKNLNDAIAKHPQLKGKTVEELLQNLNTVPEDIRTTVRNNGGGHLNHSMFWRIMKPNGGGEPTGPIADAIKTNFGSFAAFKQQFNDAGAKRFGSGWAWLVRSKDGKLQVISTANQDSPLIDGNYPIMGNDVWEHAYYLKYQNRRADYLNAWWNVLNWDEINKRLAQASA; from the coding sequence ATGACTCTTACACGCCGCCATTTCATATTTTTACTGGGAGCCAGTGTCAGTGCTGTCAGCATGGGTGCTTGTATCGCATCTGGTGACAATATAACGGCAACCTCAGATAAATCTACCCCAGGGAGTACGACGAATGTTGCCCAAAATACAGGTGGGTTTGAGTTGCCGCCTTTACCCTATGCCTACAATGCTCTGGAACCGCATATTGATGCTCGAACGATGGAGTTTCATCACGATAAGCACCATGCGGCTTATGTGAAAAACTTGAATGATGCGATCGCAAAGCATCCCCAACTCAAAGGTAAAACTGTCGAAGAATTACTGCAAAACCTCAATACCGTCCCGGAGGATATTCGCACCACCGTTCGCAACAATGGCGGCGGTCACCTCAACCACAGTATGTTCTGGAGAATCATGAAACCAAATGGCGGTGGGGAACCGACTGGCCCGATCGCAGACGCCATTAAAACTAATTTTGGCAGTTTCGCCGCCTTCAAACAACAGTTTAACGATGCTGGGGCTAAGCGTTTCGGTAGCGGCTGGGCATGGCTGGTTCGCAGCAAAGACGGCAAACTCCAGGTAATTAGTACAGCCAACCAAGATAGTCCGCTAATCGACGGTAACTATCCTATCATGGGCAACGATGTCTGGGAACACGCTTATTATCTCAAATATCAAAATCGCCGCGCTGATTATTTAAATGCCTGGTGGAATGTTCTCAACTGGGATGAAATCAACAAACGCTTGGCGCAAGCCAGTGCTTGA